The segment AACCTGGCCGACGAAGTGGTTCTCATGGCCTACGACTTTCATTCCCCTAGAACGAAGCCGGGCCCCGTCACTCGATTATCCTGGGCTAAAGAAAATATTGACCTACTCGGAAAAACGTATAAACCGAATCAAATTTGGCTCGGACTTCCTCTCTACGGATATTCTTGGATGAAAGGAAGATCAAAACCGAAAGTAATCAGCCGAAAATTGGATTCGGTTAGAATGGCAAAGTTAGGGAGGAAAGAAGACGGCATTTATATAGTTGAGAACGAATTCGAAATATCGAGTTTGATTTTAGACGAGACGGATTGGATTAAACTAAGTCGCGAAATCGGAATATCTGGAATCGCTTACTGGCGACTCGGATTTTAGCCTTAAATCGAATTACAATTACTCTCACCGAAAGTCATAGACGATTCTTACATTATAACTTTTTCCTTTTTCATTATTGATATTACTAGTTCCTTTATACTCCATAATCCGTTTACTTTCGATATCGTAAATCAAGTCTATCGGCTTGATGAAGACCGATAGAATCGAATTTTCGATCCTCATCCTTAAGAAAAGCGCCGATCTCCCCTTAAACGATCCGGTTTTCGTTTTCTCCACGTAGAATCGGAATGTATCTAACTCGACTGGGACAAAAATTCTAAAGTTTATTCTCTTTCCTGCCAAGAGTTCGCTCCAATGATCCTCCACAAAATAATCGAAGCCGCCGTCCAGGGCGGATAAATCCCCACCATCCACAACTTTCTCCTTAATAGGATCTCCCGTTTTGCGCCTTGCAAATAATCGAACTCTCGTTCCTGATTCGAATTCGCCGCCTTCCAAATAGCCGTCTCGAAAGTCCTCTAAATTGAAATCAGGTAAGGATCGGTTTTTTAGGAAGGAAATTCGCTTAGTGGCAAATATATTACCTTCGGGATTAATATATTGAACAATGGAACGAGCATGTTTACCGTTCTCCCAGAATTCCTCGTGCATATCCTTATATAATAATTTACCTGTTTCCAATTCGTAAGCAGTCCCCGAAAAGCGTACGATTCGCTGAGGGACTGAATCGGATCTTGTTTCCAATATAGGGCAAAGAAGCAAGACGCAAAGAAGGAATAACTTATAAACCGTGCTAAAACAGTACATTTCATCTTTAGACGGCGGAAATCGATTTCGGCAATTTTTTATTATTCGGTTCTGTTTTCCAAGAAAAACTAAGAAGAACGCTCGGGCTGATTGTTATTTAATACATAAAAAGGGTCCTTACTAAATGAAACTTTGGAATTTCCGCATTCATTTCTTCTCGATTATTTTGTTTTCGTTCATCATTCTATCATCTTGTTCTAAAATAAAGAGCTGGATCGGAGGGAAACACCTAAAGTCGGGCGCCGTAGTAGTATTCCATAATGGTCCTGTCCACGCCTATCGAGATACTAAACAATTGCCGTTGCAGACAGGCTCGGTTCTTCAACCCCAAGATGAAATCATAACAAATTCGGGATCGATCGATATTCAAACCGGAGAGGGCCATATCATTCGCGTAAGACCGTTCAGTAAACTAAGGCTGGACTCATTTCAAATTAAAGAGTCGCCGGGTATCAACTTAGTTCTTCGTGCCGGAGGGGTTTTGATCCGGGCAGGAAAATTAAGAAACAATGAAAACTTTAGAATTTCGGCGCCTACCGCCATCGCCGCAGTCCGTGGAACAGCATTTTCATTTGAAATCATAGAGGAGGAACTCCCGAAAATCAAAGTTTATGAAGGTCTAGTTGCAATGACTCTTAAACTTCCGATGAGCAAAGAGATTACTCCAGAAATGATCGCTCGAAAACCTTTGCTTCAAAAATTCCAACAGTTCTTATCCGAAAACGAAGTCGTGATTTCTGAAAACGAAGAAGCTACCGTAAAGCCGAAATTCGAAGATTTAGTCCATCTAGTATTAACGCGCATCGAATTGAACAAGGGCAATAACGGGATTCTTGAACTCGATGAACAAGAGTATGTGAAGTCTTATTCGAAAAATTCTATCGAAATTAGCCCGCAAGAAAAAGCAGAATTGGATACTTTGGTATCTGTCGACCAGGAAATCATCGATCAAACTCTTAATTCCGATACTAAAAAAGATTCGATGTCATTAAAGGATTCGATTCGCAAAGACCATGAACAAAAACTAAATTCGGCCTTTTCCAAAATCGAATCCGAAGCGGCTTCAAAAAATCTAGAATCAGAAATGGAAATTCATAATTTCTACAACGTTCTCGAGACGGTCCATAAAACGGATAAAACCCAATTGAACGGGGCAATTCTTACTCAAATCGGAGATACTCTAATCCTCCATTCACCGCAAGGGGTTTTTCGCTTGGATAGAAAAGATATAGATTTCGTGGAATATAAAAATTTTCAAATTAGCACTAAGAAGAAAGTTCAAAATCCCAAATAGCAAATCGATCCGGATCGGCTTATAGCGTATTTCAAGCTGATTTTTTCCTTCCCTTTCTTGCCGCCTCTCGGAAATCCTTTCCACAACCCTATGCAAAAGAAAATACTCCTTCTCGGTTCAGGCGAACTGGGAAAAGAATTTGTCATCTCAGCCCAACGACTCGGGCAATACGTAATCGCTGTGGATAGTTATGATGGAGCTCCAGCCATGCAAGTCGCCCATGAAAGGGAGATCGTCGATATGCTGGGTGGATCGGCGCTTGATCGCATCGTCGAAAAGCACAAACCCGATATCATCGTTCCGGAAATCGAGGCGATTCGGACGGAGCGCTTGTACGAATATGAATCGAAAGGATTTCATGTCGTGCCGAGCGCTAAAGCGGCGAATTTTACTATGAATCGAAAATCCATTCGCGATTTAGCTGCAAAATCCCTGAATTTAAGGACGGCAAAATATTCGTACGCTACTAGTTTAAATGAGCTAAAGCAAGCAGTACAAAATCTTGGAATTCCATGTGTCGTTAAACCACTGATGTCCTCTTCCGGAAAAGGGCAATCGGTTATACACACAGTCGAGGAAATTGAAAATGCCTGGACGGCGTCGCAAACGAAAGGAAGGGCAGGCGCGTCGGAAATTATTGTAGAGGAATTTATTCCGTTCGAATCTGAAATAACATTATTAACAGTAACTCAAAAATCCGGAAAGACTCTGTTTTGTCCCCCGATCGGCCATCGACAAGAAAGAGGGGATTACCAAGAAAGTTGGCAGCCCGCCGAAATTTCCGATTCGCAATTAAAAGTCGCCCAAGATATGGCCGCTAAAGTCACAAAAGAATTGGGCGGTTTTGGAATTTGGGGTGTGGAATTTTTTCTGACAAGGGGCGAAGTCTATTTCTCGGAGCTTTCTCCGCGTCCTCATGATACCGGAATGGTGACTCTTGCAGGAACTCAAACCTTTAACGAGTTCGAGCTACATTTGAGGGCTATTCTTGGTTTACCGATTCCAGAGATCGCTTTAGTTCGGAAAGGAGCAAGTGCCGTAATCCTTTCCGAAACAGATGGCAGCGTTCCGGTTGTAAGTGGATTGGATATCGCCGCCGAAATGCCGGACTCCGATTTTAGAATTTTCGGCAAACCGTTAACAAGAAAATACAGGAGAATGGGAGTCGCCTTAGCTTATTCGAACAAGGAAGAATCCATATCTTCATTGAGAAAAAGGGCGGTTCTGATAGCTTCCAAGATACGGGTGGAATAGATTAGGTAGGATCGGGAACCATATTTCCATAATATTCTAAAAGTTCCCGATCTTTCGCTGCGACAATATCCCGGTCAACGCTTATAAAACCTCTGCCTTTCAAAACTTTTATTCCACGATTTAGAATTTCATCCACATCCTTAGTAAGATAATTTCCCTTACGGGATAGAATCGTCTCGGAAATAAGCGACCTTAAATCATTCAACCCGATCTCTCCACCCTCTTCCATAATTAATTTAGCGATTAATTGATTAGGTAGGATCCGATGATGCGCTTGCCATGAGCGCGTAATTTCCAGCGATATGGATAAAGTCGGATCGTCTTCGTGAATATATTTCGAAACGGGAATCGGTTCACATAAATCCATAAACACTTCGGTTCTCTTAAACAAAAAATCCTTAAACGAAAGATGCTCTTCCTTTCCGGTAAATTCGATATCTTCCGGAACATTCTCGTAAGATAATACGATGGGGACTACTAGAACTTCGCTACCGGTATGCTTAAATGCCTCTACGGATGTGGAAAGAATTCCGGTTTTTATAGGAATGATTCCGCCGGTCCGAGAACGAGTTCCTTCAGGATAGACTAATGTTGGAATTCCAGCCTCCAGCATCATCGTCGAATATTGAGTCAAACAATCCAAATAAAGAAGATTCCGATTTCTCTTCCTATCCACCATATAGGCGCCGAGTGCCTTTAACACTCTTGCCAGACCTGGTGTTCCCATGACTTTTTTATCCGCAGCATATCTTGGAACAGGTAATCCTAACCATCTAAGCCCGAACGCAACTTCAATGGAATCCAAATGAGATCTATGAGTCGGCGTGTAAAGAATATCATATCTGGATGCAAGTGATTTAACCTCTTTCACACATCCTCCGATCTTAGGAAGACCTCCTCCAGGCTTAAACCCTCCGATTGCAAACCGAGCGGGAGCCACCAAATGTATAAGCGACTCCCGTAAAAATGGGCGGTAATCATCGGCGATTTCCGAAACGTAAAATTCGACGATCTTTTCTAAATCTCTAGCGCCTCTCGTTTCGTAGGCGCTATTGGCCTCTTTCCAAAGTTGGATTTCTTTCGGAAGTTGCGCCAAATCGGTACCTGATTTATTTTCAATAGCCTCGCCATATCTTTTTTCTAATCCTTTTATTTGTAGACCCGCTTGTTTTAAAATACGATCAGCCATTCCGGGCTGCGAGTTTATATGTCTGAGAACTCTTCGCCTGAGGGCATATTGAAACTCCTGACCCGATGCTAAAGATAAACCTGAGCGCTTGCCGGCAAATTTTGAGATCGTCCGAATTTTGTCACTAGTCGATTTCGATACAAATCGAATGATTTGCGTCGGTGAAACTTTTCTCGTTAAGATTTCGAATAACGTCGTGAACAACGGCAGCGATACTCCGTTCTCGTTAGCTAAATCGAGAATTGTGGATAGCGAATATGCACCTTCCACATGAGACTCGCTTTGAATCACCTCTTTTTGAATGAACTCCTTCGGATTAAAAAAAAGTTCTAGACGCTCCAATAAATTCGGCTCATCTTCCCCGGATATCAGCTTACGAACGAATCTCTGGCCGTAAGCTCGGTTTCTGCTCGAGCGAGACGTCGAAGTCGTAATCAGATCGGCAAGTCCAAATTCCATAGCCGATTCTGTGGAAAGCTCCAATGCTTTCAATAATTCCAGAATTTCGGCGAATCCGAGTCGAATTAACTCGCCTTCAAAATTGCTTCCGCATTCGGGAATTCCGCTGGCAATACCGCAAGCGATAGCAATAGGATTTTTTAAGACGCCGATGATTTCAACCGCACGTATATCGTCGTAAGTTTTTGTATGATTGTGCGAACCGGAGAATAATTCTTCCAGAACAAAGGAAGCTCTTTTTCCTGTCGAGGCAACCGAAAAAAAACTATGCTGATCTTTGCTCATTTCGGAAAGAAGATTAGGTCCGGCTACAGATGCGTATTCAAGATTGGAAATATTCAGTCTATCTTTTGTATAAAGTAAATAGTCTGAAAAAGTAATACTCCCCGTTTTCCGTCGCGTCGAACTTGAAACGATTCCCTTCGTAAAAGAAAGAATTATATGATTTTCATTGGGAGAGAGGGAAGCGCAAATACTGTCGATTATGTTTTCTTTCAGCCTAGACGGGACAGCGGAAACGATAACCCACGATCCGGTCGATAGAAAATCGGTATCATAAACCACGGTAACATTATTCGGGAGAGATACGTTATCATCCAAAAGTTCTGCTGATCTTTCTTTTTGTATTCGTTCCGCTTTTTTACGATCCCCATACCACAAAAAGACCCGATCTGCTTTTGCGGAAACAACGGTAGATAGAAAAACCCCCATCGGCCCTCCACCAAACACTGCCACATTTGGATAAAGGATTTCGGGATTTTCTATCTCGCTCATCATTTTTTTCCGTAACAAAATTTCTAACTTCCGGGATAGTTTCATTTAAGATTCGGAGAAGAAAACCAATAAATCAATTTTGAGTTTTCAGGTTGCCTTTCCGCAATTAGACCTGAGTTTTGTTCGAGAGCCATACTTTGGATTGGAAGATCCGCTCTTAACGTTTTCCGGTCCCTACTTCATGAAAATTCCTTTCCGATTATTTCCGATTTTATTGAGTTTCGTTTTCTGTTTCAATTGTGCAACATACTGGTCACAAAGAAAGAACGATCTTCAAGACGTATTCACTGCCGGGGTTGAAAACCCGGGTTATGGCCTCGGAGTGAGAGTCGGTCCTTTAGCTGCCGGATTCGTTTTTCAAGGAGGAGAAACGGAGCCGGGAAAGAAGAATTTAGGGACTGGATACGGAATCCGAGGAGGCAGCATCGGATCCTATCGTTCACAACAACTCATTTTCGGGATCTTAGGAAGCGATAAATTTCATGCGCTCCCTAAAGGAATTAAAGCTGCGCCTCCAGTTCCGAAAGTTCCCGATGTGGATGTGCAAGCTCCCGAGGGGGGTAACGCTAATCCAGGATTATTATTTCCGGAGCTCCCGGAAGAAGAGGGTAATAATAATGAGAACTCGGAAATCGATACTCTGGATGAAAGACAAAAAGCGAAAAGCTTCGATATTCGATATCTAAAGTTTTATAATATACCCGTAGAAGAAAGGCGAAAGCAAAAGAAAGAGGCGTTCTTTCGAAAGTACATAGAAAATCTGGATCCGGATAAAAAGAACGAAGCGCTTCAAAGCTTCTTAGCGGAAAACCCCGTTAATAAAGACGATTATCCAAAGGCATTTTTATTTCAATTAGAACTCTATGTAGGAGCTCGGTACGGAATTCGTATCGGATTTAACGTGGCTGAGTTATTGGATTTTCTGATCGGCTTTACGGGCTTAGATATATTAGAGGACGATATTTAATAAAAGAAGGCCGCAAAGTATAGCGACCTTCCTTGAAATAGAACGTATAAAACGCGAATTAAAGTTTATATTCGTATTTTTTGATAACGCCTTTCTTATCGACGACCACTCTAATGAACTTGGTATCGTCGTTAATTCTTGAAGGTTTTTCGGCTAAAGTCTTGTACGAATTCTTTTGATAAGTAGTCGATTCTAGATACCATTCCAAAAGGGATCCGTCTTGAGTATTTTGCTCGACAGTCGGCGTACCCAGTAAAGCTTCCGCTTTTAACCTTTTATCGCCTTCTTTAATCATGCTAGCTTCTACTGTGCGAAGATCCGAATTTGGTTGATAAGCCGGTTCGCTTTTTTTTACCTCGGAAGAGCAAGCGCCAAGAAAGAGAATCGTTGAAACAAACAAGATCATGGAAAGAATTTTTTTCATTCTTCACTCCTTTATGCCTTTTCTAAGGCAGTCTTTAAAGCGTATCAATTCTTACCAAGTAAAGGGATTTGTCACGCGGAATTTCCCAGCTTATCGGTGAGTAATATCAGAAACTCATCCAACTCCCGCTTTAATTTAGTCACTTTTTCCTGAGTAAGTCCGGACTCCGCAAAAAGTCTTTCGGGAATGCACGCTGCCTTTTTGCGAAGATTTCGTCCCTTAGTCGTTAATTTTACGACAAGTGAGCGCTCATCTTCACTCGAACGTTCTCTCGTCAAAAGTCCCTGCGTTTCCATTTTTTTTAGCAGCGGGGTTAACGTACCGGAATCTAAAAATAGTCTATCGCCGATTTCTTTTAACGGTATTCCGTCTTCTTCCCACAAAACCAGAAGTACTATATATTGCGGGTACGTTAGATCGAATTCCTCCAAGATAGGACGGTACAATGCCGTCACTACCCTAGAGGACGCGTAGAGCGGAAAGCATATCTGCCGATCTAGACTTAACGAATTCTCTCTCACTTTTTAAGGAGTTCCTTCACTTTCTCGTCGATTTTTTCCGGAGGAGTAGTCGGGGCAAAACGTTTAATCACATTGCCCTGCTTATCTATGAGAAACTTGGTGAAATTCCATTTGATTGCTTTTCCTAAAAGTCCCGGAGCTTCATTCTTCAAATATTTGAAAACAGGATGCGCCCCATCGCCATTTACTTCTATTTTTTTGAAAAGAGGGAATTGGACTCCGAAGTTTACCTGACAGAAATTTTGAATTTCATCGTCGGTTCCGGGCTCTTGGTGACCGAATTGATCGCAAGGGAAACCTAAAATTTCCAATCCTTCCGATTTATACTTGTCGTACATTTCTTGAAGACCTTTGTATTGCGGGGTAAAACCGCATTCACTCGCCGTATTGACGATAAGAAGTACTTTTCCTTTATAGTCTTCCAATTTCTTTTCTTTTCCGCTATTCAAAGTAGCGGTTAATTCGTATAGATTCTGCGCCATTGTGCAATTTCTCCAGATTTATATATTTATATTGTATACAATTTAATTTTTTGCAATCTATTTTTCTTTGTAGAGAGATTTTTAATGGCTCTATTATTAAAAATGAATGATTAGACTAAAGTTCAAAGAATGAAATCGAGCGAAATTTATTCATCGTTCGGTTGTCCGGTGAATAAACGCCTACATAGTCGATTTAAGAAAAAATTAGATCTTGATGGATAGAGAGAATATAAATTGACGGTCCAGTCTCGACATACTAGCTTCCCTGGGATAAACTGAGTCTCTCGAAAGTCGATACTGGTAAGTGAATCGAACCAGAAAAGTCTCGTTCGGAATATAATCCAAAGTCGTCGTCGTCCCGCCGGTTTGAAAACCGTGTACGGTTCCGGTTTGAACGATCATCTGCTCCCGGTCCACATATCTTTCGAGACGGGAGCCGATCCTCCATTCAGGTAAAAATCGATAGGCCACCCAAAGATTTCCGACATATAGTTGGCGATAAGCGGAACTATCCCTATTTAAGTAGGCCGGCCCGTTGGGAAGATATATTAAGTCGCGATCGTCCGCTCTGCGCTGATATGCGACGTCGAACGACGAAGCGATTATCCAAGTATCGGAAGGTTTCCATTCCGCGATAAAATTATTATAATAACGAACTTCCTTTGGAATCGGGGTCGGCAGCTCGTTTCCCATAAACGTATTCCATCGAAACATAAGGCTTTTCATTGGAGTCCACTCCAATCGAAATCCTCCGGAGACGTCCTTGTTATTGTCCGTTACGACTTGATAGCCGTTGTCCAAGTGTAATTGGTATTTCAATTTATCTGTGATTTTTCCGCTTAAACGAACACCGGAAACGTAATATGGTACGTTATCTAAGGAAAGGGCTCTCGTATAAACAAAGTTGTCGTGAGAGACCCAGGATTCATATCCCAAGTGTCCAAAATAAATACCCATATCCAACCACGTGGACTTACCAAGTTTGATACCTCCGTAGGCCTCTTGCATATTACGAACTGAAAATTCGTTACTCGTTTTACCTGTTGTTCCTTCCCCGACGTAATTCGCCGCTACGGAAGTTCCGAACTGAACGGCGAACCGTCCCCGATATTTATTCGTTTCAAAATTAGCGTCCAAATACGCCAAATTGATGTTGAATTCGTTGGTTCGCGTTGCCTGAGTAGTGTACGAAGCTTCCTTGGAATTTGGCCGATTAAAGCTTGCATTGTAGTAACTATCTACGAAAAATCCTAACTTCAAAGGAAACAAATTTGCAATATCCTTCGCGGTAAGAGACGGTTTCTTCTCAGATTCTACTTCAACTTGAAGTTCCTTTGAAGAATTAGAATCCGTCTCCTTCGTTTCAGACGGAACATTTTCCTTTTTCTCTGAAATTTTTAAGTCCTGCGAAGAAATAACCTTCTGATTTTCCTCAGAATAAAGAGAAGAACCGAGAACGAAAAATCCGAAGATACAGATCGCAATGGATACTTTTAAATTGTTCATATTTTTTCGAAGCGGGATCGCAGCCTAACGCTCGGATTTAGGTTTCCGAGAATTATTCATAAATGGATCAAGTCCATTTATTTTTATTGCGAGAAAGAATCTTAAGTTAAACCTAAAGTCGATACGATAGCATTAATATTTTAACGGTACAACTCTAGATTTTTTATGTATAACCGGAATATTCTAAGTTTTAGAAAATTAAAAATCCACTTCCCATTAATCGGAAGTCGCCATACGTCCGAACAAAAAAGAATTACGAGGTAATTTCGAATGGAACAGCAGAGCATTTTAATCACGGCGATTATTTTATTAGCAACGGCGGTCCTTTGCGTTCCCATATTTAAGAAATTAGGAATCGGATCCATCATCGGTTACGTAGCCGGAGGAATTCTAATCGGTCCGTATGGAATAAGATTAGTAACCGGAGGAACGGAAATACTTCATTTTGCGGAGTTCGGAGTCGTCTTACTGCTTTTCTTAATCGGTTTGGAACTTCGCCCACAAACCCTCTGGGTCCTTCGAAAACCTGTTTTCGGGATGGGTTTTGCACAAGTCGCGATTACATCCTGTATATTAACTTTTTTGATAGAATGGACGTTTCATATCGGATGGGTAGCCTCTTCTCTTTTAGGCCTGAGTCTTTCGCTTTCTTCTACAGCATTTGCACTCCAATCTTTGGCCGAAAAAAATCAGTTAACGACTGCGCACGGTAGATCGGCCTTTGCCATCCTATTATTCCAGGATCTTGCCGTAATTCCCGTCATGGCGATCCTACCTCTCGCTGCACTGAATAATTCCGTTACAGACCATCAGGTCGCCTTTGACTCTGCTAAATTCGGTTTAGCCTTATTTGCAATTCTATTAGTCGTTTTGGGAGGCCGTTACCTGACGCGACCCTTATTTCGGATTATCGCTTCTTCCGGGAACCATGAGATTTTCGTAGCGCTTTCCCTTCTGCTCGTCTTAGGAGTCGCCTTAGCTATGGAAATGGTCGGTCTATCGATGGCTCTTGGATCGTTTTTGGGAGGTGTGCTTCTAGCCGACTCCGAATATCGTCACGAGCTGGAAGCTAACTTGGAGCCGTTTAAGGGATTACTTCTTGGCCTATTCTTCTTGGCCGTAGGTATGTCTATGAATGTAAATATACTAGCAATGGATCCTTTTTTTATAATAGGGATTGCAATCGGCTTAATGTTCGTCAAAGGCTTAATTCTATATATCATCGGTAGATTCAATAATTTAAATAGCGAATCAGCTATAAACTTATCGTTAAATATATCTCAGGGCGGGGAATTCGCTTTCGTTATTCTGAATGTAGCAGTTCAATTCGGAATTCTTAGTAAACAAATATCGGAATATTCCATCGTAGTCGTTACGATATCGATGCTTTTAACCCCGTTCTTTACGATTTTAAAAGAAAAGCTACTGGACCCTTATTTCAATCAGGAAGAGGAAATGCCCGCAGATGTAATCGACGAGAGAAATCGAGTCATCATCGCTGGGTTCGGTCGTGTCGGCCAAATCATCGGCAGGATGCTCTACGTGCATAAAATCGGATTCACCGCACTGGAGCATAATGCCGAGCAGGTTAGCGCCGCACGTAAATTCGGTCACAAAATCTATTACGGAGATGCAAGTCGATTGGATCTGCTAGTCTCGGCAGGAGCCGCCCAGGCTGATATTCTGATTCTGGCCGTGCAGGATATGGAATTATCCCTAAAGATTGCGGAACTCGTGAAGAAAAATTTCCCTAATCTCCAGATCATCGCTCGCGCAAGAAACAGAGCCCATTATTTTAATCTAATGGATCTGGGAGTGGAGACGATCCGTAGGGACACGTTTGCTTCGTCACTCGAGATAGGTGGGGAGGTCCTGATGGAACTGGGTTTCTTACCGTCGGAGGTGGAAGCGATTCTGCAGAAATTTAGAGATTACGACGAAGAAATGTTATTAGGACAATACAAAGTTCGCCATAATGAAAAAGAGCTCATCGCATTTTCTAAGAATGCGGTCAAGCAGTTGGAAGAAGCGTTTGCAGCCGATAGACTGGAAAAAGAAGCTTCCTAACCGATTTGTTAATTTAAAGTTTCTCTGATTGATTGAAAGAACGACCAACTCTTAAATGAAAAAAAATAGCATTCCGTTTCTCTTTTCTATCGTTTTCTTTGTAAACGTGCTACTACCGGTTACACCACGTTCGGATACGATTTGGAACGTCCCGACCGGGATGAGTATTATTCTACATGGCGATACCAACTTGGATGAGTTCCAGGACTTGCGCAAAGAGTTCACGGATTACGGTTTAATAAATCTCAAAGGTAAAGAGTATAATATTTTTCCGATCGGAGTTTCGATTCTAGCGATTCCGCAATTATTCCTGATGACCCAAATAAACGGTTCGAAAGAAATATTAAACCATTCTATCGAGGCGGGAAAGTTCGTCGCGGCTGGATGGATGGCTCTGGCAACGGTATTCATCTTCTTAGGATTTAAAAAGAAATTCGGTTATCAAAAAGCGCTTTATTTCGCCATTCTCTTTGCATTTGCGACCCCGACATTGTCGACGGGGGGTCGGGCCATTTGGCAGCAGAGCGGCGCGCTTCTACTTAATACGATGTTAATGTATATTCTAATTCGAGGAATTTACGGAAAGAAAGAACTGCTCTGGATCGGATTGATCTGCGGCTTCGCAATATGGGTTCGCCCCACCACCCTTTTGGTTTCCATTCCGACATTTTTCTTTCTATTACTTAGGGAGAGAAGAAAGGTAGTCTGGGTGTTTGTTACTGCGATCCCGGTTTTTCTTCTTTTTATGTATTATACTTTTGACATATATGAAAGTTTTTTACCGGCTTATTATTCGAATCATTCTGCTCGAATTTTCCGATTCGAAAAATTCGGAGAAGCTTTTGCCGGATTACTTTTTAGTCCCAACAGAGGATTATTTATCTGGTCGCCTTTCCTGGCTTTATCGATTCTAGGGATTCTACGAATTAACAAAGATCAGGATTCGCCTATTTCAATCCTATTTCTGATCTGCATGGCGCTGCACTTGATTCTCCTTTCCAGCTTCGATATGTGGTGGGGAGGTCATTCCATCGGGCCGAGATTGTTAACGGAAACGATTCCATTCTTTCTATGGTTTACCTTAAAAGGTGTATTACAACTTTCTGAACATATTCGATCGAACAAAGCCGTTCGAACTTTCTGGCTTATCGCCTGCCTATTAAGTTTTATTTTTCATTTTCGAGCATCGGCGGATTTAGGTCCGACTATCTGGAATAGAAGCCCACAAAGTATAGATGCAAACCCCTCCCGAGTTTGGGATTGGCACGACCCGCAATTTTTGAGCGGCGATCACGCATTAAAGTTTATTTTATAAAGTATTCAAACCGTATAACGGTAGGCGATTCGAAGACGGCGGGTCCAGAAGATCGTTGCGATGCGGGTATTTTTAAGGAAAGATCTTAGGATCCGGGCTGAAGTGAGAAACTTGCGGGCAGAGGGACTCGAACCCTCACTAGAAGCTTGGAAGGCTACGGTGCTAGCCATTACACCATGCCCGCGATAAGATAGGGATAGTTTTTTGTTGGTTAGGAGGATGTCAATCGAAAAGAATGATTTTTGTATGTGGGAAATTGAGTTGGGAAATTGGGAGAAGGATCTCCCCGGTTTTTGGAAGTATCGAAAAGAGTTCGAACGAATCAGTCACCTTAGAAATATTTTGAGCGTTCTCCATTGGGACATGGAAGTCACCTTACCGGAAGCAGGACAAGAAGAGCGAGCTGAGCAGATCGGATTG is part of the Leptospira broomii serovar Hurstbridge str. 5399 genome and harbors:
- a CDS encoding outer membrane beta-barrel protein produces the protein MNNLKVSIAICIFGFFVLGSSLYSEENQKVISSQDLKISEKKENVPSETKETDSNSSKELQVEVESEKKPSLTAKDIANLFPLKLGFFVDSYYNASFNRPNSKEASYTTQATRTNEFNINLAYLDANFETNKYRGRFAVQFGTSVAANYVGEGTTGKTSNEFSVRNMQEAYGGIKLGKSTWLDMGIYFGHLGYESWVSHDNFVYTRALSLDNVPYYVSGVRLSGKITDKLKYQLHLDNGYQVVTDNNKDVSGGFRLEWTPMKSLMFRWNTFMGNELPTPIPKEVRYYNNFIAEWKPSDTWIIASSFDVAYQRRADDRDLIYLPNGPAYLNRDSSAYRQLYVGNLWVAYRFLPEWRIGSRLERYVDREQMIVQTGTVHGFQTGGTTTTLDYIPNETFLVRFTYQYRLSRDSVYPREASMSRLDRQFIFSLSIKI
- a CDS encoding MarR family winged helix-turn-helix transcriptional regulator, which translates into the protein MRENSLSLDRQICFPLYASSRVVTALYRPILEEFDLTYPQYIVLLVLWEEDGIPLKEIGDRLFLDSGTLTPLLKKMETQGLLTRERSSEDERSLVVKLTTKGRNLRKKAACIPERLFAESGLTQEKVTKLKRELDEFLILLTDKLGNSA
- a CDS encoding monovalent cation:proton antiporter-2 (CPA2) family protein, with protein sequence MEQQSILITAIILLATAVLCVPIFKKLGIGSIIGYVAGGILIGPYGIRLVTGGTEILHFAEFGVVLLLFLIGLELRPQTLWVLRKPVFGMGFAQVAITSCILTFLIEWTFHIGWVASSLLGLSLSLSSTAFALQSLAEKNQLTTAHGRSAFAILLFQDLAVIPVMAILPLAALNNSVTDHQVAFDSAKFGLALFAILLVVLGGRYLTRPLFRIIASSGNHEIFVALSLLLVLGVALAMEMVGLSMALGSFLGGVLLADSEYRHELEANLEPFKGLLLGLFFLAVGMSMNVNILAMDPFFIIGIAIGLMFVKGLILYIIGRFNNLNSESAINLSLNISQGGEFAFVILNVAVQFGILSKQISEYSIVVVTISMLLTPFFTILKEKLLDPYFNQEEEMPADVIDERNRVIIAGFGRVGQIIGRMLYVHKIGFTALEHNAEQVSAARKFGHKIYYGDASRLDLLVSAGAAQADILILAVQDMELSLKIAELVKKNFPNLQIIARARNRAHYFNLMDLGVETIRRDTFASSLEIGGEVLMELGFLPSEVEAILQKFRDYDEEMLLGQYKVRHNEKELIAFSKNAVKQLEEAFAADRLEKEAS
- a CDS encoding glycosyltransferase family 39 protein, translating into MKKNSIPFLFSIVFFVNVLLPVTPRSDTIWNVPTGMSIILHGDTNLDEFQDLRKEFTDYGLINLKGKEYNIFPIGVSILAIPQLFLMTQINGSKEILNHSIEAGKFVAAGWMALATVFIFLGFKKKFGYQKALYFAILFAFATPTLSTGGRAIWQQSGALLLNTMLMYILIRGIYGKKELLWIGLICGFAIWVRPTTLLVSIPTFFFLLLRERRKVVWVFVTAIPVFLLFMYYTFDIYESFLPAYYSNHSARIFRFEKFGEAFAGLLFSPNRGLFIWSPFLALSILGILRINKDQDSPISILFLICMALHLILLSSFDMWWGGHSIGPRLLTETIPFFLWFTLKGVLQLSEHIRSNKAVRTFWLIACLLSFIFHFRASADLGPTIWNRSPQSIDANPSRVWDWHDPQFLSGDHALKFIL
- a CDS encoding glutathione peroxidase — encoded protein: MAQNLYELTATLNSGKEKKLEDYKGKVLLIVNTASECGFTPQYKGLQEMYDKYKSEGLEILGFPCDQFGHQEPGTDDEIQNFCQVNFGVQFPLFKKIEVNGDGAHPVFKYLKNEAPGLLGKAIKWNFTKFLIDKQGNVIKRFAPTTPPEKIDEKVKELLKK